In Aerococcaceae bacterium zg-252, the genomic window ATACGATTAATAAGGTATGTGGTTCTGGCTTAAAATCCATTCAATTAGCGATTCAATCTGTTTTATTAGGCGATGCTGACATCATTGTCGCAGGTGGTACTGAAAATATGAGTCAAGCCCCTTATGTGTTACATAATCAACGTTGGGGTGCTCGTATGGGGGACGCTAAAGTCGTTGATACGCTATTAAGTGACGGATTGGTGGATGCATTTGATGAGCAGCATATGGGAATTACAGCTGAAAATGTTGCAGCCAAATATGGTATTACACGTGAACAACAAGAATTATTTGCGATAGAATCGCAACGCAAAGCAATAGCTGCCGTCAAATCTGGTCGCTTTATTAATGAAATTGTACCTGTTGAAATTCCACAACGTAAAGGCGAAGCGATTATGTTTGATATTGACGAGTATCCACGTGAAAATGTGACATTAGAGAGCTTGAGTAAATTGCGTCCTGCCTTTCAACAAGGTGGAACGGTTACAGCCGGCACATCTTCAGGTATCAATGACGGCGCTGCTGCCGTTGTGGTTACGACTCGTGAAAAAGCGGAGACATTAGGATTAACTGTATTAGCAACAGTAAAATCGTATGCAAGTGCGGGATTAGAACCAGAGTATATGGGGTGTGGGCCGATTTATGCGACACAAAAAGCATTGGCTAAAGCAGGTCTGAGTATTTCTGACTTAGATTTAGTCGAATCAAATGAAGCTTTTGCTGCGCAAGCCTGTGCAGTCACTAAAGAATTAGGCTTTAAATCTGAAATTGTGAATGTGAATGGTGGTGCGATTGCACTAGGGCATCCAATTGGAGCGTCTGGGGCTCGGATTCTAGTCACGTTATTGCATGAAATGCAAAAACGTGATGCCAAATATGGTTTAGCGACATTATGTATCGGTGGTGGCATGGGTACGGCTCTTATTGTAGAAAGATAAGATACTGAAATTAGTCGTAAATTAATAAATTAGTAAAATGATATATCGAAATTATACTTTACGAGCTAATAAAAAAGTTGTATGATAGGGAACAGAAAATAGTAGGTGTAGTGCAAATAAAAGTGCGAGGTTGCTTTTATTTGATAGGCAAAAGAGCAGAAAAAGGAGTGCAAATTATGGCAAAATTTACAGTAGTAGAACATCCACTTATTCAACACAAATTGACGATTATTCGTGATAAGAATACGTCAACCAAAGCATTTCGTGAAGTAACTAATGAGATTGCGATGTTAATGGCATATGAAATTACACGTGATTTACCATTGGAAGATGTTGTCATTGAAACTCCTTTGGTTACTACCACGCAAAAACAAATCGCTGGTAAAAAATTAGCGATTATTCCAATTTTACGTGCTGGTTTAGGAATGGTTGACGGCATTGTTAATTTAATTCCAGCTGCTCGTATTGGACATATTGGTTTGTATCGTGACCATGATACGCTTGAAGCAGTTGAATATTTTGCTAAATTCCCACAAGATATTAGTGAACGTCGTTTATTTGTAGTTGACCCGATGTTAGCAACAGGTGGTTCAGCGATTGCAGCCCTTGATTTATTGACGAAAAAATATAATGTTTCCCCTGAAAATATTGTTTTTGTGTGTTTAGTTGCTGCGCCAGAGGGTGTTAAAGCTATACAAGAAGCACATCCTGATGTTGATGTATACACAGCAGCATTAGACGAACGTTTAAATGACAAAGGCTATATCTTACCAGGATTAGGAGATGCCGGCGACCGAATCTTCGGAACGAAGTAATATAATAGTGCGACAACATGCGCTTTGAAATGAATCACTGGAGAAAGCCGCCGGAATGCGTGTAACGCATATAGGTGGCTTTTGAAGTGGATGTCATTTCAGCATGTTGGAGCCGGAATAACAAGGTGTGAGCGAGGTATTCTGTCTCAAAATACAATAGCAAAAGCTGGGTGTTGTTAGCCCAGCTTTTTTGAGACCAACAACTTTTCTAGTGGATTGGTGTTACAACAACTTCTAGTGAGGGACACAAATTCCCCACCAGAAGTTATAGTACTATAGATTATTCAAAAATAAACTCCTAAGTGGATATCTATCGAATTTTCAGCAGGAGGTTACTATATGTATCCTTTTGAAGATAATAAATTGTTGATTGCTCATTTATCAAATTTTAAATCGCGGACTAGCAACAAAGGCTATATTTTAAGTTGTTTTCTATTTGGTTTTGTATCAAAATCGGTATCTTTTTCACTTCTCATACAACACAGGAAAATTCTTTAGAGAAACATCCTGTTCTCTAAAGAATTTTCCCCAAACATCCCCTCTAGTATCAACCTTTTTCTATCGACCGGTTTCCACACAATGTACTTTTCTTCAAATAACGATAGCTATTGAATTAGCCTTTATTTACAGAACTTCATCTACTTCGTGGATACGTCCTTTGATATAAATACCCTATACTCCACACGAGCGAATAACAGAGGTCAATACTTATAGAACGAAATTAAGCTTTAGGATATACTGTGGAGCTAATTATTATCATAAAAGTAGGTTAACAAGTTACAAATCTATTTATTCGAAAAAAATAAAAATCAGAATTTATCATCTATGCAAATTCTGATTAGTTTCTAGAAAACTATTACTATGTGCTACTGATATCTTCTTCATTGTTGAAAGCATCGATTTTCCTATTTCCGACGACACAAGTCTTAACATCAAAAGCGGATTATTCTCAATCTCTTGACTTCCCAGAGTAGTTACAATACCTGAAAAAATAAAATCAATTTGCAATTTCTCCTCTGTTGTCATACGCTCTTCATCAATAGAAAAAGAATCCAACCATATCTCCTTTAAATAGTCATTGACCAATTGTTTCAGGTATGTTGACTCACTTCTAGCACACAACATGACACGCCTCGAATTTGGTAAAATAGACATATCAATATCTGAAATTTTTTCTTCACTTTGACACTTTAAGACAGTTAAAATTGACGAAATCATCATTCTCGAGGCATCGTTACTTGTATTATTCTTAAAAGCTTGATAAGCCAAATCATCAATATCTCTATAATGATAATAAAAAGAATTACGATTAACCCCAGAATCTTGAACAATTCTAAGAACAGTAATATCCGTATATTTTTCCGTCTCTAAAAGTTTCCAAAAAGCATTTTCTATTTTTACTACAGCCCTATTTGTAAAATCAGTTTTCCTTGGACGCGCCATATTGCCTCCTATAATTAGACACTTTACACTCTATTGTCGGTTTTATTTTACACCGTGTCATATTATAATTCAATTATAATAAGTAATTGAGAGGTGCTTTCTATGAAAAAAATGATAAATAATTGGTATAACATTTCTGTATATCTCGCTGGTCTAATTGCTCTGCTTACAATCTTTTTACCAGTAACTGAGGTGCAAAAATGTCTTTTGGCTTCCATTTGTATTTTGTTTCTACATTTTTTTGAAGAATTTGGTTATCCAGGAGGATTTCCACTACTCGGAGTAAAACTACTCCTCGGTACCAATGAGATGGATAAAACCAAGTGGGACTGTAACAATCTCAGTAGTATGTTCGGAAACTGGACATTCTTAATTTTAGTTTATGTACTCCCACTGTTACTACCTAATGTGCGTTTTCTAACATTATCAGCCATGTTGTTTCTTTTAATGGAAGTCATTATGCATTCAATATTTAATTTAAGGTTAAAAAGCATTTACAATGCTGGACTAATTACCGCAATTTTAGGACTAGGTCCTATTGGTGTATACTATTTCATCAATGTATTTGATAGTAAAATGTATAACTTGTATGATTATGCCCTTGCTGTACTTTGGCTTATTATCGTATTTTTATTCTGTTTTCGCTCTAAAATTTATTGGGGACTTGGCAAGAAAGACGGATATGTACTTACTGATCAAACTGCATTTGGTGTAACAAATTTAACAAAAAACTAATCTGAAATATATAAAAAGTCTTGCCAGATTTGCTCTGACAAGGTTTTTTATATTCATTTTGTCGTAATCATTAAAATTGTGTAAATAGGTTAGGGAGTTCGGATAATGGTTGCTCAGCATTAAGCGTGACAATTAATTTAATGCGTGCCTTGACACCACTTAAACCTTGAGTGAACAGAATACCCATTTGTTTTAATTGTTTGCCTCCACCTTTGTAATCATAGACATCTTCGGTAATTCCATTAAATGCACGAGAAACCATGACTACTGGAATATTCAGTGCCAGCAATGCTTGTATGCCATCTAATGTATTTGGTGGAACATTTCCAGCTCCTAATCCTTCGATAACCACACCGTCATAGTGTTTAGCTACTTCAAAGACATCGCTTTCCATGCCAGCATAGGCTTTGATTAAAATAACACGTTTGTCGGTGCGTTTTAATGAATAGTGTTGCTCACGTGAAAAGGCTTGGAAATACAGCACATTGTTTTTTGATACAATTCCAACCGGTCCAAAGGTAGGTGTTTGAAAAGTAGCAAGATTAGTTGTGTGCGTTTTGGTGACATAGCGGGCAGCATGAATTTCTTCGTTCATCACGACTACGACACCATGCTTGGCTGTGTTATCGTCTAAGGCAACGAATAGGGCACTGCGTAAGTTGGCTAAACCGTCTGAACCAATTTCATTGGCAGAACGCATAGCACCTGTCATCACAACTGGAATCTTGGTATCTAATACTAAATCTAAAAAATAAGCTGTTTCTTCTAGTGTATCTGTTCCATGTGTAATGATAATGCCATTAAAATGTTCAGCTTGTGATTGAATAAATTGGCTTAATTCATACATGCGTTCAATCGTCATATGTGGGGAGGGGATATGAAATAAATCAGAAACAGTAATGTGGGCAAATTGCTCGAATAGATGACTTTGTTGTGTTAATGGATTTTCATCGCTAGGAGAAACTTTCCCAGTCGTTCTATCTTCGCTCATTGCGATTGTTCCACCAGTGTTAATAATTAATATATGTTTCATTAGACACCTTCTTTACTAAATATTAAAGTAAAACTAAGCAAGTCGGTTTGAAATGCTTAGTTTTATTGTTTTATTCAAAATACGCCCGATACATCGCCTGAAGTGCTGATAATTTATCTTTCATGCGAATCGTAAAGAACATACTGATTTCAGATGCTCCTTGGTTAATCATTCGAATACTAATTTTTTCTTTAGCTAATGCTTCAGTTGTTTTGTTTGCCATACCATGTGCAGCAACCATACCCTCACCAACAACGACCATAATCGCTAAATCATCTTCAACTTGTAAAGTATCTGGCTCTAATTTTTCTTGAATATCTTGTAAAATCGAATCTAGTACACCCTCTAAATAAGCTGAACGTACGACAACGGAAATATTATCAATCCCAGTTGGAATGTGTTCGATTGAAACATTATGGTCTTCAAAAATTTGTAATAAGCGGCGTGTAAATCCGAGCTGACGGTTTAATAGATATTTACGAATTGAAATAGAAGTAAAACCTTCGTCACAACTAATACCGACTACTGGGAGTTCTTCTTTATATTGACGCTGTGCTACAATTTTAGTTCCTTTAATTTCAGGCTGATTTGTATTTCGAACCATTACAGGGATATTTACTTGGAATAAAGGTTCCAATGCTTCGTCGTGGAAAATACCGAAACCAGAGTAAGCTAACTCACGCATTTCACGATAGGTAATTTCTTTAATCGCATAAGGATTGTCAATAATACCAGGGTGTGCTGCATAAATATAACTTTGGTCAGTAAAGTTTTCATAAATATCTGCTTGGACACCACGAGCAACAATTGCTCCTGTAATATCACTACCACCACGTGGGAAAGTCACAATATTTCCCTCAGTAGAGTATCCAAAGAAACCAGGAATAACGAGAATCGCATCATTATGACGGAATTGTGCCATTTTTTCGTATGAAGTAGGTAATAATTGTGCATTACCAGGTTCGTCCGTTACCATAATTCCAAAATCTTTTGGTGAAATATATTGTGCTTTTAAGCCAAGGGACGTTAAGTATTGACTGAATAATTGAGCATTAAAATCTTCACCGCAAGCCTTTAGTGCATCAAGTAAACGATTGCTGTCGGAAATGGTTGCGATATAGTGACGTAATGTCTCTTCAAAATGCTGAATAATATCAGCTGAAAGATTTAACTCATCAACCATTGTGGCAAAGCGTGACAAAATAGTGTCTAAAGTTGGTTGATAATCTTCCTGTACCATCACATGTTGGTGCAATGTAATTAATAAATCCGTTACTTTAATATCGGATTCTTCGCGTTTTCCAGGTGCTGAAACGACGACAAATCGAATAGCATCGTCCTGTTTAATAATATTGGCTACTTTTGTTAATTGTGTGGCATCACTTAAAGAACTTCCACCAAATTTTGCTACTTTCAATTTATGTCATCACCCTTACAAATAATTTAATCTTTATTACAATATCATACATGAAAAGATGGTAAAATTAAAGTCTTTGTTGTAAAATGAGAATCGTCTTATTAAATAAATATTGAAAAACTATGGCTGGGAGGCTATAAAATTATGAAAATTGCATTATTAGGACTTGGTACAGTAGGTGGAGGTGTATTGAAAATACTTCAAAACCAACCGAAAACGTCACATATTGAGATTGAATACATTTTTGCACGTGAAATAAAAGATAAATCACTTAATTTAAATAATATTAAAGTAACAGATGATATTAATGAAATATTAGAAAGTGATGTTGATTTAGTTGTTGAAGTATTAGGAGGAGTAGAATTTCCTTATGACATTCATCGTAAATGTTTAGCTAAAGGAAAGCATGTGGTGACAGCAAATAAAGATTTATTAGCATTACATTTAGATGAATTAGCTGAATTAGGTAACCAACATCAAGCACAAATCGGATATGAGGCAAGTTGTGGTGGTGGGATTCCAATTATTCAAGTGTTGGAACATCATTTGACGGCTAATCATATTACTCGTGTAATGGGGATTTTAAACGGTACGACTAACTATATTTTGACACGTATGACACAAGAAAATTGGTCGTATGAACAAGCATTAGCAACGGCTCAAGAGTTAGGTTATGCAGAAAAAGACCCAACGAATGATGTGGCTGGGTTTGATACAAGACGTAAAATTGCATTATTATCTCGATTGGCTTATCGCAAATCTGTTGATGTTGAAGATATTTCAGTTAGAGGAATTGATAATGTTGAATTTAAAGATATTGAAATCGCAAAAGCGTTTGGTTACACAATGAAATTAGTTGGTCGCAGTGAATTTGATAGCGAAAATGTATCAATTTCAGTAGAGCCTTTACTATTGGCAAATTCGCATACATTAGCGCATGTTAATGATGCTAAAAATGCGATTTTTGTTGAAGGTGATGCTGTTGGTGAAACAATGTTTTATGGGCCAGGAGCAGGAAGTTTAGAAACAGCTTCAGCCGTTGTAGCGGACATCTTATTTATTGAGCGCTTTGGTTTTATGGGAAACTTAATAGCAGACAAAGTGGCTGTTAGTGCACAGGAAAATGCGAAAAAAGCGTATTATTTCCGTGTAAATAATCAATTAGAGCAAGTAAAAACTGCCTTGAGTAATCTAGATGTGGCAGTAAGACAGTGGCATGAATCAGCGGAAGTAAGTTTCTTAACACAACCGATTACAGCTGAGCAATTTGAACAAATCAAGCTGCAATTAGCAGTTGCTGCTTACTATGGTGCTGAGGGAGAATAATCATGGAGATAACAATTAAAGTTCCTGCTACAAGTGCCAATCTTGGATTAGGTTTTGATTCAATGGGGATTGCTGTCAATAAATTTTTAGTAGTATCAGCGACACCGGCTGAACAATGGCAGTTTGAATTTGAAACGGATTTTTTAGAAATTTTACCGAGAAATGAGCATAATTTAGTGGCACAAACGGCTATTCAAGTAGCAGCAAAGTATCAGCAGACAATGCCACCATTAGCGATTAAGATGAGCAGTGAAATACCATTGACGCATGGATTAGGTAGTTCTTCAAGTGCGATTGTTGCAGGAATTGAATTAGCAAATTATTTTTGCCAATTGAATTTATCAGAGGAAGAAAAAATAACAATTGGTAGCGAATTTGAGGGACATCCGGATAATGTTGGCCCATGTATTACTGGTGGGGTATTTATCGGAGCGTATGAACATCAGATACTAGAATATGAAAAATTATCTATGGAAAATGTGGCGGTAATTATTAGTGTACCACCGTATGAATTAAGCACTGAAGTAGCACGCAAGGTGTTGCCACAGCAATACTCCAAACAAGATGCTGTAATGCAAAATGCACTGAACAATGTAATGGTTGCAGCTCTTTTAAAGGGAGACTACAAAAAAATGGGAGCATTGATGATGCGTGACCGACTGCATGAACCGTATCGTCAACCATTGATTGCAGAATTTGAAATGGTGCGTGAAACGTCGCTATCACAAGGTGCTTACGCATCGGTAATTAGTGGAGCAGGTCCAACTATTTTAACATTGTGTGAAGTGTCGAAAGTGGCGGAAGTCATCCGACAATTAGAATTGAATGTTCCATCTTGTCATCATGAAAGTGTTGAAATTTATCATCAAAATTAAACAAAAAAGTGTTGCTACAGCGAATTAGTAGCAACACTTTTATTTTATGTTTTAATGCGAGCCATAAATTTGTCTTTATTGATGACGACACGTGTATGGTTGGCGGTCGCAATTTTACCATTTGAATCATGTGCACTTAGTTCAAAGTAATATTGACGTGCTTCGTGTCTAATGTAATCAATGATAACAGTAATGGTATCCTGTATGGCACTCGGAGCTAAATGCTGAATAGAAAATTGTGCACCGACAGTCGATTGAGTGTCATCGAGTTGTTCTTGGCAAGTTAAGTAAGCAGCATTTTCCATATAGGCGATAAGCATAGGGGTGCTCAAAACATCAAGGCCACCAGAACCAATGACAGCAGCTGAATGATGTGGTTCAACGGTATAAGTATATTGTGTTGGCATATGTATCTTCTCCTTTGATTAATATATTTCGTTAAAACTAGTATACCACGAATTTTATCGAATAATGGAGAGGATAAATAGATGTTTTCTCAATAATATTTTTTTAGCCTAACAATTTTTTCAGACTATCAACAAGTGATGTTTGTGGACGTCCTAGGATTGATTCTAAATCTGAGGACTCTGCTTTTAGAAAACCAGCCCCTACAGCTCCTTGAAAACTTGCGACTAGGCTTGCCACTTCACTTGGCATTCCGTCTTTTTCTAATGCATTTGCTAATGTTTCTTGAGAATCGGAAACAATGGCAATATTAGTGCCCAATGCTTCATTAACGGCTTCAACAATATCTTGATAGCTGCGATTTTTACCAGAAAGTTCAACAATTGCTGGTGGATTGTCTGCTAATAAAATATTTGCACCAGCCTCAGCTAAATCATCACGTGATACCCAGCCTGCTACACTATTTTCTGGAGTTGTATTGATAAATTTCCCTGTCTTTAGACTGTTAGTAATATAGTCTAATTCATTTTCTAAGTACCAATTATTTCGCAAGCTTGTATAAGCAATTCCTGATTGTGCTAAAGCTTGTTCAGTCGCTCGATGGTCATCTCCTAGTGGGAAATTTGCTGCTATGCTATCTGCTTGTGCTAGCGAAGTATAAGCAATGAATTTAACATTTGCATCAGTGGCAGCTTGAATAACATTTTTATGTTCTTGTTGACGTGTTGGAGTTGCATCTGTCGAAACTAATAAGACTTTATCAATTCCATGCATTGCTTCAGCAAGTGCATCGGTTTGATTGAAATCAGCTATGCGAATTGGATAACCTGCCTCGGATAAAGCAGCACCTTTTTCTTTGCTACGTACAAGTGCAATTATATTCTCTTTAGGTACTGATTTTGAAAGTTCACGAATAACAGCAGAACCATATCCACCAGTAGCGCCAGTTATTAAATAGTTTGTCATATTTTTGTCCTCATTTCATGAATTAATATTTGTAACTTTTAAAGTTACAACAATTTTATTAAATGTGCTATAATATGTCAAGAGAATAATTTTATTAATAAAAAAATAGAGTACGACAAACCAGAAGAGGAGTTTTTTTATGCGTCAACCGGCACAATTAAGTGATGCGATACATATTTTGATTTATATTGCGTTTATTGAAAATCCTGATGAGTTAACAAGTGATGTGATTGCAGCGAGTGTTAATACGAATCCTGCACGAGTAAGAAAAATTATGGGACAATTAAAAAAAGCAGGTCTGCTGATTTCAACTCGTGGTAAAAGTGAACCTAAATTAGCTAAATTATTAAATGAGATTTCAATTCTTGATGTTTATCAGGCAGTTAATTCTACACAAACATTATTAGCAATTGATAGTGATGTTTGTGCTCAATGTATTGTGGGAGAAAGTATTCAAGAAATAGTAGAAATTAAGTTTGCAGATATACAGGCAGTAGCACAAAAGCGAATGGCGAGCATTACTCTAGCAGAAATTATGGATGATTTTATTCAATTATCTTCATCGAGACATCCGAATAATCCGGAACTATATGAACATATGAGAGGATAGTTTGAGGTAGTCTGGAAGTAGCGAACAAAAATTAATAGTATCTTGACAAATACCACATAAACAATATAATAAATGTAACAGATGTGACTAGTACTTAAAGCGCGAGTTTAGAGACATGGTGGTTGGTGCAAACCATGCAAGTTAATTAAGGAATCCACACATTGAGACGCCTATGAAAACAATTATGATTAAGTAGTGCCGGTAATCCCGTTAACGATTAACAATGAGTGCAAAGAATTATATGATTCTTTGAAATCGGGTGGTACCGCGAACAGAGCCTTCGTCCCAGATAATGGGGAGGCTCTGTATTTTTTTGTAGGAATGTCACACAAGTATCCAATTAGGAGGAATTGAAATGTTAGATCGTAAATTATTAAGAGACCAGTTTGAAGAAGTAGCTAAGAAATTAGCGACACGTGGAGTTGACCGTGAAACGTTGACCAATTATCAATCATTAGATGTAAAACGTCGTGAATTATTAGTGGAAGTAGAGCAATTAAAACAACATCGTAATACTGTTTCACAAGAAATTGCACAATTAAAACGTAATAAAGAAAATGCTGATGATAAAATCGCTGAAATGAAAACATTAGGTGATACTATTAAGGCTAAAGATGAAACATTGGCTGAATTAAATCAAACAATCGAAGCGATTGAATTTCGTTTGCCAAATATTCCGCATGAAACAGTGCCTGTTGGTGAGGGAGAAGAAGAAAATGAAGAGATTCGTCGTTGGGGTGAACCACGCAAATTTGATTTTGAACCATTGAATCACTGGGATATTGCTGAAAAATTAGATATTTTAGACTTTGAGCGTGGAGCAAAAGTAGCGGGTGCACGATTCGTCTTTTATAAAGGGTTAGGTGCTCGCTTAGAACGTGCGATTTATAACTTTATGTTGGACACGCATACTGAGAAAAATGGCTATACGGAAATGATTCCACCGTATATGGTTAATAATCAATCAATGTTTGGAACAGGGCAATATCCAAAATTTGTGGAGGATACATTCCAATTAACAGATGAAAGAGGCTTTACATTGATTCCAACGGCTGAAGTGCCATTGACGAACTATGTAGCTGATGAAATTTTATCAATGGAGCAATTACCGATGAAGATGACAGCCATGTCACCGTCATTCCGTTCAGAAGCAGGTAGTGCCGGACGTGATACTCGAGGTTTGATTCGTTTACATCAATTCCATAAAGTTGAGTTAGTAAAAATTGCTCATCCAGACCATTCTTATGAAGAGTTAGAGGCTATGACAGAAAATGCTGAGGGCATTTTACAAGCATTAAATATTCCGTATCGTGTATTGGCATTATCAACAGGAGATATGGGATTCTCAGCAGCAAAAACTTATGACATCGAAGCGTGGATTCCAGGTCAAGATACATACCGTGAAATTAGCTCATGCTCAAACTGTGAGGACTTCCAAGCACGTCGTGCGAAAATTCGTTTCCGTAATGAAGAAGATAAAGTGGAGTATGTACATACATTAAACGGCTCTGGCTTGGCTGTTGGTCGTACATTGGTTGCGATTTTAGAAAACTATCAGCAAGCAGACGGTAGTGTGAAAATACCAGAAGTTTTAGTTCCATATATGGGTGGTATTACTGAAATTCGTTAATTTGTAGGTGTTTTGTAAGCTTACATACATAAAAATCCTGTTACATCACATCATTTTGTGAAGTAACAGGATTTTGTTTATGTAAAAAACAGGTTAGGAGAAGTCCCAACCTGTCCATAGTTATAATATATATGCGGTGAATGGGACTTGAACCCACACGAGTATACACTCACCACCCCCTCAAGATGGCGCGTCTGCCATTCCGCCACCACCGCATGTGGTGCAAAATTACTATTTAAAAATAGCATGATTTGTTTTAAAAGTCAATCGGATAATTATTTTGGGCAACTTAGCTAGTTTCTGAAAGGCTTGTTGTTGCTTCATCATGTACCGGTTCCAAAAAATCGAAAAAAATTCAGAAAAAATTAAAATAGATATTGCAACCGTTTGCGTTATAGAGTATACTTCTATTTGTAAGCGTTATATACGCAAGAAAAAGGAGGAAAAGTGATGAAAAAATCATTGTTCAATAAAATTGGTAAGGCTGTGTTAACATTGAGTGCACTTGGAACCGTTATTGCACCGGTAACAGCACATGCAGCATCAAGTGATGCAAATTCATTTACGCTTTATTCAAATAAAAGCGAAACACAAAAAGCATTGACTGAATATGCTGCTGCATGGGGTAAAGAAAATGGTGTCAATGTTAATATTAAAGTATGTTCTGGTTCTTGTACTTTAGCAGATCAATTAAAAGCAGACTTTACAGCTGGTGACGGCCCAGACGTATTCGTTATCGAAGGTCAAGCTGGTTATGATTTATGGAAAGATGTTTTACAACCAATTTCTGGTAAATGGGTTGATCAAACAGACTTTGAATTTAAGCAAGGTGATCAAGTGTTTGGTTTCCCTGTATCAGTTGAAGGTTATGGTTTAGCGTACAATAAAGAATTATTAGAAAAAGCAGGTATTGACCCAGCAAGTTTAAATTCATTTGAAGCAGTGAAAGCAGCGTTTGAAGATTTAGAAAATCGTAAAGAAGAGTTAGGCTTATCAACAGTTGTAGCGAATGCAACAAAAGAGGGCGAAACTTGGATTATGGGTATCCATGACTTCAATGCATACTTAGGTGCTGGTTTAGAAAATGGTGACCGTTCAGTAGTTGAAAAATTTGTTAAAGGTGAAGTAGACGAAGAACGTTTAGCAAAATATGCTGATTGGGTAGAATTATTATTCCAACATACAGATAAAACAATGTTAACAGTTGGTACTCAAGAAGATATGGATATTGCTTTTGCACAAGGTAAAGCAGCGTTCTTACACCAAGGTTCTTGGAAAGACCCTAACTTATCAGAATTAGAAGCTAAATTTGAAATGGGATTCATTCCTTATCAAACATTAGGAGCTGATAAAAATGGTGAAGGATTATTCATCGGAGCTCCGTCTTACTATGTTGTTAACAAAGATACAGCAGCATTAGAAAATATTACTAAATTCTTTGATGATATGGTAGCAACAGAAGCTGGTCAAGACTACATGGTTAACAAAGCGAACATGATTT contains:
- a CDS encoding thioesterase family protein, yielding MPTQYTYTVEPHHSAAVIGSGGLDVLSTPMLIAYMENAAYLTCQEQLDDTQSTVGAQFSIQHLAPSAIQDTITVIIDYIRHEARQYYFELSAHDSNGKIATANHTRVVINKDKFMARIKT
- the serS gene encoding serine--tRNA ligase is translated as MLDRKLLRDQFEEVAKKLATRGVDRETLTNYQSLDVKRRELLVEVEQLKQHRNTVSQEIAQLKRNKENADDKIAEMKTLGDTIKAKDETLAELNQTIEAIEFRLPNIPHETVPVGEGEEENEEIRRWGEPRKFDFEPLNHWDIAEKLDILDFERGAKVAGARFVFYKGLGARLERAIYNFMLDTHTEKNGYTEMIPPYMVNNQSMFGTGQYPKFVEDTFQLTDERGFTLIPTAEVPLTNYVADEILSMEQLPMKMTAMSPSFRSEAGSAGRDTRGLIRLHQFHKVELVKIAHPDHSYEELEAMTENAEGILQALNIPYRVLALSTGDMGFSAAKTYDIEAWIPGQDTYREISSCSNCEDFQARRAKIRFRNEEDKVEYVHTLNGSGLAVGRTLVAILENYQQADGSVKIPEVLVPYMGGITEIR
- a CDS encoding extracellular solute-binding protein, with amino-acid sequence MKKSLFNKIGKAVLTLSALGTVIAPVTAHAASSDANSFTLYSNKSETQKALTEYAAAWGKENGVNVNIKVCSGSCTLADQLKADFTAGDGPDVFVIEGQAGYDLWKDVLQPISGKWVDQTDFEFKQGDQVFGFPVSVEGYGLAYNKELLEKAGIDPASLNSFEAVKAAFEDLENRKEELGLSTVVANATKEGETWIMGIHDFNAYLGAGLENGDRSVVEKFVKGEVDEERLAKYADWVELLFQHTDKTMLTVGTQEDMDIAFAQGKAAFLHQGSWKDPNLSELEAKFEMGFIPYQTLGADKNGEGLFIGAPSYYVVNKDTAALENITKFFDDMVATEAGQDYMVNKANMISAYSSTEAKPSTPLSSAISQWVADGKPVYSFDNPYFMPDGFGMSNLGPIYGQFAQGNIDKAQFMELIKAEVAKVPELLAQ
- a CDS encoding homoserine kinase, with product MEITIKVPATSANLGLGFDSMGIAVNKFLVVSATPAEQWQFEFETDFLEILPRNEHNLVAQTAIQVAAKYQQTMPPLAIKMSSEIPLTHGLGSSSSAIVAGIELANYFCQLNLSEEEKITIGSEFEGHPDNVGPCITGGVFIGAYEHQILEYEKLSMENVAVIISVPPYELSTEVARKVLPQQYSKQDAVMQNALNNVMVAALLKGDYKKMGALMMRDRLHEPYRQPLIAEFEMVRETSLSQGAYASVISGAGPTILTLCEVSKVAEVIRQLELNVPSCHHESVEIYHQN
- a CDS encoding SDR family oxidoreductase, with translation MTNYLITGATGGYGSAVIRELSKSVPKENIIALVRSKEKGAALSEAGYPIRIADFNQTDALAEAMHGIDKVLLVSTDATPTRQQEHKNVIQAATDANVKFIAYTSLAQADSIAANFPLGDDHRATEQALAQSGIAYTSLRNNWYLENELDYITNSLKTGKFINTTPENSVAGWVSRDDLAEAGANILLADNPPAIVELSGKNRSYQDIVEAVNEALGTNIAIVSDSQETLANALEKDGMPSEVASLVASFQGAVGAGFLKAESSDLESILGRPQTSLVDSLKKLLG
- a CDS encoding Rrf2 family transcriptional regulator, translating into MRQPAQLSDAIHILIYIAFIENPDELTSDVIAASVNTNPARVRKIMGQLKKAGLLISTRGKSEPKLAKLLNEISILDVYQAVNSTQTLLAIDSDVCAQCIVGESIQEIVEIKFADIQAVAQKRMASITLAEIMDDFIQLSSSRHPNNPELYEHMRG